The proteins below come from a single Gossypium raimondii isolate GPD5lz chromosome 2, ASM2569854v1, whole genome shotgun sequence genomic window:
- the LOC105786689 gene encoding uncharacterized protein LOC105786689, which produces MVLKTNGDKEVAVIGERRDFLSNVISALRAEKLVRKGCEAFLAYISVSDSWGPSIGDIKTVRDFSDVFPDELPGLPPSREVEFGIELLPGTAPVSIAPYRMTSNELVELKAQIHELLDRGFIQPILTKLLRKGVMFNWTDRKQESFEKLKKEDKVVAYANVVADALNGRPVSKLRVMFARLSLFDDGTLLAELQVRPTWTEQIKGLLWPVKIPLWKWEGVTVDFVSGLPLTPTKKDLAWVILDRQTKSAHFIPVRTDYSLQKLAKFWEDYLPLAESKYNNSYLSSIQMAPYEALYGRSCRTPTCWTELGERHYRSDPTHIGSVEEIEARLDLTFEEEPVQILDHEVKVLRKKSIPLFKVLWCNHSSEEATWEPEEAMRQQYPHLF; this is translated from the exons ATGGTATTAAAGACTAATGGGGATAAGGAGGTGGCTGTGATTGGGGAGCGAAGGGATTTTCtttctaatgtgatctctgcttTAAGGGCCGAAAAACTGGTTCGCAAGGGTTGTGAGGCGTTTCTAGCCTATATTAGTGTATCTGATTCTTGGGGTCCTTCTATTGGAGATATCAAAACAGTTAGGGATTTTTCGGATGTATTTCCTGATGAGCTCCCTGGGTTGCCTCCGAGCCGCGAAGTTGAATTTGGAATTGAGCTTTTGCCAGGAACGGCTCCAGTGTCCATCGCCCCTTATAGGATGACATCGAATGAGTTGGTGGAGTTAAAAGCTCAAATCCACGAACTGTTGGATAGAGGATTCATTCAaccta TTCTGACTAAGTTGTTGCGTAAAGGGGTAATGTTTAACTGGACTGATAGGAagcaagaaagttttgagaaactGAAGAAA GAAGATAAGGTGGTTGCTTAT GCTAACGTGGTAGCTGACGCTTTGAACGGTAGGCCTGTATCTAAATTGAGAGTGATGTTTGCTCGTCTCAGCCTATTTGATGATGGTACCTTGTTGGCTGAGTTGCAAGTTAGACCGACGTGGACTGAACAGATTAAGG GGTTACTATGGCCAGTTAAGATTccactttggaagtgggagGGAGTGACCGTGGATTTTGTGAGTGGGCTGCCCTTAACGCCTACCAAGAAAGATTTGGCATGGGTTATTTTAGATCGACAGACTAAATCTGCCCATTTCATACCAGTCCGTACTGATTACTCTTTGCAGAAGTTGGCTAAGTT TTGGGAAGACTATTTGCCGTTAGCAGAGTCTAAGTATAATAATAGCTACCTGTCTAGTATCcaaatggcaccgtacgagGCATTATATGGTCGTAGCTGTCGTACTCCTACCTGTTGGACTGAGCTAGGCGAGCG ACATTATCGCTCCGATCCTACTCACATAGGGTCAGTTGAGGAGATAGAGGCTAGGCTGGATTTGACCTTCGAGGAGGAGCCAGTACAAATTTTGGATCATGAGGTTAAAGTACTAAGGAAGAAGTCCATTCCTCTATTTAAAGTGCTTTGGTGTAATCACAGTTCAgaagaagccacgtgggaacccgaGGAGGCAATGCGACAACAATACCCTCATCTTTTCTga